The following proteins come from a genomic window of Chryseobacterium glaciei:
- the ribH gene encoding 6,7-dimethyl-8-ribityllumazine synthase: MATVNLSDYKPLHITNAEDFSIGIVFSEWNDFVTYNLRDAALEILEKEGVKAENIKLFPVPGAFELNYASMQLCKERKYDAVIAIGCVIRGETPHFDFVCSAVAQGIKDCNILTDTPTIFCVLTDDTKEQSIARSGGDLGNKGVEAAVTALRMVDFKKNLSEKTGNIGFGHS; this comes from the coding sequence ATGGCAACAGTTAATCTATCCGATTACAAGCCACTTCATATAACTAATGCCGAAGATTTTTCTATCGGCATTGTTTTTTCTGAGTGGAATGATTTTGTAACATACAATCTTCGTGATGCAGCTTTGGAAATCCTTGAAAAAGAAGGCGTAAAAGCTGAAAACATTAAACTTTTCCCGGTTCCGGGAGCATTTGAGCTTAACTACGCAAGCATGCAGCTTTGCAAGGAAAGAAAATACGACGCAGTAATTGCAATTGGCTGCGTGATCCGTGGAGAAACTCCTCACTTTGATTTCGTTTGCTCGGCAGTAGCTCAGGGGATCAAAGATTGTAATATCTTAACTGATACTCCAACTATCTTCTGTGTATTAACAGACGATACAAAAGAGCAGTCTATCGCAAGAAGCGGTGGTGATCTTGGAAACAAAGGCGTTGAAGCAGCTGTTACAGCATTAAGAATGGTAGATTTTAAAAAGAATTTATCTGAAAAAACCGGAAATATCGGTTTCGGACACTCATAA